The following are encoded together in the Streptomyces sp. NBC_01465 genome:
- a CDS encoding DUF6193 family natural product biosynthesis protein, which produces MVEIKGSVGGDGVEECLERGGGSSSAQARYQQCKLMGMQGASFAEAPDAKFYPELVEFGGLSRALRRVAEERSLDLGDVRPGSEQGLSVYRTVEADSSRGPIRVSTVLNRRAFSISIDSAAGDFVWAYGSATTLEDLADVIDAWRSGVLLAPLQERFPFIDFSKMAEGYERGTPVETAWNILLSEDTYDSRREMVAALHSRPRLSELFPFFSHEVLRLAVDPFDRDAGEICIELQVNGLYSMRSSDDEVLVGVGLADLADAATAIVEFLARRRPHG; this is translated from the coding sequence GTGGTAGAGATAAAGGGGTCTGTCGGTGGTGACGGCGTCGAGGAGTGCCTGGAGCGGGGCGGCGGGTCCTCGTCGGCCCAGGCTCGCTACCAGCAGTGCAAGCTGATGGGCATGCAGGGGGCGAGTTTTGCTGAAGCTCCAGACGCGAAGTTTTATCCAGAACTTGTCGAGTTCGGTGGTCTATCTCGGGCACTTCGCCGTGTCGCCGAAGAGCGGAGCCTCGACCTGGGTGACGTGCGACCCGGTTCGGAGCAAGGGCTCAGTGTGTATCGAACTGTCGAGGCTGATTCGAGTCGCGGACCTATCAGGGTTAGCACGGTCTTGAATAGGAGGGCCTTTTCGATTTCCATTGACAGTGCTGCAGGCGATTTCGTATGGGCATACGGGAGCGCGACCACGCTTGAAGACCTAGCGGATGTCATTGACGCCTGGCGGAGCGGGGTGCTACTTGCGCCTCTGCAGGAGCGATTTCCGTTCATTGATTTTTCCAAAATGGCTGAAGGTTATGAGCGCGGCACGCCTGTGGAGACTGCTTGGAACATCCTCCTTTCGGAAGATACCTACGACTCTCGCCGTGAGATGGTGGCCGCACTGCACTCAAGGCCCCGCCTGAGTGAGCTGTTTCCGTTCTTCTCTCATGAGGTATTGCGTTTGGCCGTCGACCCCTTCGATAGAGATGCGGGTGAGATTTGCATCGAATTGCAGGTTAATGGCCTATATTCCATGCGATCATCTGATGATGAGGTCCTGGTCGGCGTCGGGTTGGCTGATCTTGCCGACGCCGCTACAGCAATCGTCGAGTTCCTTGCGCGGCGGCGCCCTCATGGGTGA
- a CDS encoding D-arabinono-1,4-lactone oxidase: MTEKLTNWAGNVAFRAQEINRPISLRELQHTVARSSKVRALGSRHSFSDIADTGRTLVCLDDLPPLFEIDSAAATVRITASMRYAELGRRLHEQGWALHNLASLPHISVAGACATGTHGSGDANGNLATAVTALQMVTADGEVAELDRDQDEDRFHGTVVALGALGIVTQVTLDLVPTFEVEQYVYQDLPFEALTEHFAEIFASAYSVSLFTDWSGPRINQMWLKRKQDDTGSPLPGTHWLGARLSDIPLNPLPGMSPVHATQQLGEAGPWHERLPHFRSDFTPGYGNELQSENFVPRRHAVAALRALDDIRAHIAPLVQISEVRTIAADELWMSPAHQQDIVAFHFTWTNDTTAVLPVLAMIEERLAPYASRPHWGKLFTTSSATLQSRYPRLPDFRKLARHWDPTGKFTNDFLDRTVFADL, encoded by the coding sequence ATGACCGAGAAGCTGACCAACTGGGCCGGAAACGTGGCCTTCCGCGCACAGGAGATCAACCGGCCCATCTCCCTCAGGGAACTGCAGCACACGGTGGCACGCAGCTCCAAGGTGCGCGCCCTGGGCAGCCGGCACTCCTTCAGCGACATCGCGGACACCGGCCGGACCTTGGTGTGCTTGGACGACCTGCCGCCCCTGTTCGAGATCGACTCCGCGGCCGCCACCGTCCGTATCACCGCGAGCATGCGCTACGCGGAGCTGGGGCGACGCCTGCACGAACAGGGCTGGGCCCTGCACAACCTCGCCTCACTGCCCCACATCTCCGTCGCCGGAGCCTGCGCCACGGGCACCCACGGCTCGGGTGACGCCAACGGGAACCTGGCGACCGCCGTCACGGCGCTGCAGATGGTCACCGCAGACGGCGAGGTGGCCGAGCTCGACCGCGACCAGGACGAGGACCGCTTCCACGGCACCGTCGTGGCACTGGGCGCCCTGGGGATCGTGACCCAGGTGACCCTCGACCTCGTGCCCACCTTCGAGGTGGAGCAGTACGTCTACCAGGACCTGCCCTTCGAGGCGCTGACCGAGCACTTCGCCGAGATCTTCGCCAGCGCCTACAGCGTGAGCCTCTTCACCGACTGGAGCGGCCCCCGCATCAACCAGATGTGGCTCAAGCGCAAGCAGGACGACACCGGTTCGCCCCTCCCGGGGACCCATTGGCTCGGCGCACGCCTGTCGGACATCCCGCTCAACCCGCTGCCCGGCATGTCCCCGGTCCACGCCACCCAGCAACTCGGCGAGGCCGGTCCCTGGCACGAGCGACTGCCGCACTTCCGCTCCGACTTCACCCCTGGCTACGGCAACGAACTGCAGTCCGAGAACTTCGTACCCCGCCGGCACGCCGTCGCCGCCCTGCGCGCCCTGGACGACATCCGCGCCCACATCGCGCCCCTCGTGCAGATCTCCGAGGTCCGCACCATCGCCGCGGACGAGCTGTGGATGAGCCCCGCTCACCAACAGGACATCGTGGCCTTCCACTTCACGTGGACCAACGACACCACAGCGGTCCTGCCCGTCCTGGCCATGATCGAGGAACGCCTGGCCCCGTATGCGTCCAGGCCACACTGGGGAAAGCTCTTCACCACCTCGTCCGCCACCCTGCAGTCGCGCTATCCGCGTTTGCCGGACTTCCGGAAGCTGGCCCGCCACTGGGACCCGACCGGGAAGTTCACCAACGACTTCCTCGACCGCACCGTCTTCGCGGACCTCTGA
- a CDS encoding polymorphic toxin-type HINT domain-containing protein — protein sequence MAAKTATRIRRRIALSVSTVLIGALLQATVAESAQASTLAKVPASEKPLTGHGVQMKPRPADSEPRVPAKAPKHTWAKAGSATVTLTPSAKSPAAAGSLPIALTVPKTQGKTPSTKGATADRTPLSGKTTVRVLDETTAKHAGIDGLLFTLQPQQGAAGNAVGVKVDYSAFAQAYGGSYAARLKLVRLPACAATSPGSKNCTSATPVATDNDTTTHTLTASALPVATSPSVAAAPMVLAATTGTSSASGDYTASQLSASSAWDTNLNTGDFSWSYDMPVPGVPGKLAPKVGLSYSSGGIDGRTANSNNQSSWAGDGFNLWPGSIERAYKPCADDGIKNADGSKPGDVCWAYDNASLSFNGHSGELISTGKDTFKIKGDDGTKVDRIYGSSTDVRSNGAHNDEYWRVTTTDGTRYYFGYNKLEGWASGNETTDSTWTVPVYGDDTDEPCHAATFADSWCQQAWKWNLDYAVDVHGNAIAYYYDKETNYYARNLKPADETVYDRGGSLDRIEYGLKSSSVYTAKALAMVDFTSSERCLPETGVTCDASTIEDKSFYWYDTPWDLNCKSGVDCTKSYSPSFWTRKRLTDVTTEVLQPAGTYTPVDSWTLTHRWGMADIDYQLLLASIQHTGKSASPNVPLPKVTFGYDQRANRLDTHEDDTSPFIKERLSTIADESGGQTDVTYSAATCDAANLPTPQTNTTRCFPVYYTKAGHEDPTLQWFNKYVVDAVTQTDRTKSSPDMVTRYSYLDGAAWHFDDDDGLSKEKYKTWSSWRGYAHVRVQTGGQDPVGMKSQTDHYYLRGMDGDRASLVSDPKPVTKSVTVSDDNGGTITDHDSAAGYEYKSESYSGPGGKILSKTVSTPWHYETAKRVRSWGTTTANLTGTQHTYAWMSLDDGAGSKWRQTYVSYTHENTAGRVIVQNDAGDTSTATDNQCTRTTYADNATDWILNKPSRIETVAVACADTPDRTKDVLSDVRTAYDGQAYGAAPTKGEVSNTATLKSHNGTTATYLESGTTYDSYGRPLTVTDITGTVTATEDTAPVRTKRSDGRTTTTVYTPATGFPTTTKVTGAPATAGDATTAQSTTTTYDTLRGLPTVALDTNNKRTETTYDALGRNLKVWLPNRSKANNDTPNYEYTYSITDSSPVAVGTKTLKNDGSQRTSYTLFDGFLRQRQTQQPGPDGGRLITDTFLDERGLDVKDFAPYYNTDAPSTTLLALDDALNVETQTWNSYDGLGRAIKTQQVAGNGDGGQVLSTTLTSYLGDRTSVTPPQGATPTTTVTDARGNTTDLLQYHGTTPTGAADTTHYDYWPSGKVAKLTDAAGNVWSYGYDQSGNQTSTHDPDKGDSTSHFDDRNQLIYTVDSRSKTITHIYDGLGRETESHDGDASGPLLTKHVWDPTGFKGQLATATRYVGGATGDAYTTTYSLYDTLYRPNRTTVTIPASEGGLAGSYQSNTKYNLDGTTQSASYPAAGSLTSEVITPTYDDVMRTKKLTGTGGATYLTDAIYSLTGKPLQYSYQALGAKKAQVTNTYQWGTQRLSNSSVNREDVAGTDKSATYSYNEAGTITSIADVSRDGTDNQCYTYDYLGRLTEAWAQPTTTCASTPSGTVLGGPAPYWQSFGYDLTGNRTAETDHDAGGDSTKDVKHSYVYPPSKAAHPHALSEVDTTGPTGISADKYHYDFAGNTDTRTIAGDQQTLLWDDEGHLAKVTQPDGSGGTKTTSYVYGADDNRLLRRTDSATTLYLGTTELTLTKGATTPTATRYYDLGGGNQAIRTDDNKLSFLLGDQNGTAQLAVNSTDLTMQQRRSTPFGTARGKSPTNWPGEHGYVGGTIDDTTGLTQLGARTYDTNTGRFLSADPVMDLGAPQQINGYSYSNSSPISYADPTGLYYCRNGRSDNCDVHGNARGNGAWCPSAADPYCKPGVKHGYQMGKNSEPTEKQKKKEKKLYDYFFTKNQCYGNPVSANPKYDVCYTQAEIDADKQMGKELLSAIGDMTLIVPDIRCKMGNDAECDVEGEAISTFDVGGVEIGSVRFLGALTKAARAICSFTPSTKVLMKGGGKKSISEIKPGDEVESADPTSGRHRGARTVTARLVHHDSDLIDLAIGGKNDRVKTLHTTSNHPFWDETIHAWVPAAELIPGHALKVESGPGATLLGAVVRTGSADMYNLTVEQLHTYYVLTGETPVLVHNACGSSNLRIAVGKGASRDYQMSTTGMIEVRLHGGGEKIWADGVDGDSILDAKFVSGKSSPFVPPGIKNAKVQGFIDADIENEMRRYAAVIGDGENRYTNLRIITNTSAAVPYFEGMMSKYGVPGAVSVVQ from the coding sequence ATGGCAGCCAAGACGGCCACGCGGATACGCCGCAGGATCGCACTATCGGTCTCGACGGTATTGATCGGCGCATTGCTGCAGGCCACGGTCGCCGAGAGCGCGCAGGCAAGCACCCTGGCCAAGGTGCCGGCTTCGGAAAAGCCGCTGACCGGTCACGGGGTGCAGATGAAGCCCCGCCCCGCGGACAGTGAACCGCGGGTGCCCGCAAAGGCACCCAAGCACACCTGGGCCAAGGCCGGCTCGGCCACCGTGACCCTCACCCCGAGCGCCAAGTCTCCCGCAGCGGCCGGCAGTCTGCCGATCGCGCTCACCGTCCCGAAGACGCAGGGCAAGACACCTTCGACCAAGGGGGCGACAGCTGACCGCACCCCGCTGTCGGGCAAGACCACCGTGCGTGTCCTGGACGAGACGACGGCCAAGCACGCCGGGATCGACGGCCTGCTGTTCACTCTCCAGCCCCAACAAGGCGCCGCAGGCAACGCGGTTGGTGTCAAGGTGGACTACTCCGCCTTCGCCCAGGCATATGGGGGTTCGTATGCGGCCCGCCTGAAACTGGTGCGCCTGCCCGCCTGCGCGGCGACCAGCCCCGGCAGCAAGAACTGCACGAGCGCCACACCGGTAGCCACGGACAACGACACCACCACACATACCCTCACCGCCTCCGCACTGCCCGTGGCCACATCGCCGAGTGTCGCTGCCGCGCCGATGGTGCTCGCGGCAACTACCGGTACCTCCAGCGCCTCCGGTGACTACACGGCCAGCCAGTTGTCGGCCTCCTCGGCCTGGGACACGAACCTCAACACGGGTGACTTCTCGTGGTCCTACGACATGCCCGTGCCCGGCGTGCCGGGGAAGCTCGCGCCCAAGGTCGGCCTCAGCTACTCCTCTGGTGGGATCGACGGCCGTACGGCGAACTCCAACAATCAGTCCTCCTGGGCCGGTGACGGATTCAACCTGTGGCCGGGGTCTATCGAGCGCGCCTACAAGCCGTGCGCCGACGACGGGATCAAGAACGCCGACGGCAGCAAGCCGGGCGATGTGTGCTGGGCCTACGACAACGCCTCGTTGTCCTTCAACGGGCACTCGGGCGAGCTGATCTCGACCGGCAAGGACACGTTCAAGATCAAGGGTGACGACGGCACCAAGGTCGACCGGATCTACGGCTCCTCCACCGACGTCCGTTCCAACGGTGCGCACAACGACGAGTACTGGCGTGTTACCACCACCGACGGCACCCGCTACTACTTCGGCTACAACAAGCTGGAGGGTTGGGCGAGTGGCAATGAGACCACCGACTCCACCTGGACCGTTCCGGTGTACGGCGACGACACCGATGAGCCCTGCCATGCTGCGACGTTTGCCGACTCTTGGTGTCAGCAGGCATGGAAGTGGAACCTCGACTACGCCGTCGATGTGCACGGGAACGCGATCGCGTACTACTACGACAAGGAAACCAACTACTACGCCCGCAACCTCAAGCCGGCCGACGAAACGGTCTATGACCGCGGCGGGTCATTGGACCGCATCGAGTACGGGCTGAAGTCGTCATCGGTGTACACCGCCAAGGCCCTGGCCATGGTGGACTTCACCTCCTCCGAGCGGTGCCTGCCGGAGACCGGAGTGACCTGCGACGCCTCGACGATCGAGGACAAGTCGTTCTACTGGTACGACACACCGTGGGACTTGAACTGCAAGTCCGGTGTCGACTGCACGAAGTCGTACTCGCCGAGCTTCTGGACCCGCAAGCGCCTCACGGACGTGACCACCGAGGTCCTGCAGCCCGCAGGAACGTATACCCCCGTGGACTCGTGGACGCTGACGCACAGGTGGGGCATGGCCGATATCGACTACCAGTTGCTCCTGGCTTCTATCCAGCACACGGGTAAGTCGGCCTCCCCCAACGTCCCGCTGCCGAAGGTGACTTTCGGCTACGACCAGCGCGCCAACCGACTGGACACGCATGAGGACGACACCTCACCGTTTATCAAGGAACGGCTGTCGACGATCGCAGACGAGTCCGGCGGGCAGACGGATGTCACCTACTCCGCCGCAACCTGCGACGCGGCCAATTTGCCGACCCCGCAAACCAATACCACCCGGTGCTTCCCGGTGTACTACACCAAAGCAGGCCATGAAGATCCCACACTGCAGTGGTTCAACAAGTACGTAGTTGACGCGGTCACCCAGACCGACCGCACAAAATCTTCCCCGGACATGGTCACCCGCTATTCCTATCTGGACGGCGCGGCCTGGCATTTCGATGATGATGACGGGCTGAGCAAGGAGAAGTACAAGACCTGGTCGAGTTGGCGCGGTTACGCGCATGTGCGGGTGCAGACCGGCGGCCAGGACCCGGTCGGGATGAAGTCGCAGACCGACCACTACTACCTGCGCGGCATGGACGGCGATAGGGCGAGCTTGGTCAGCGACCCTAAACCTGTCACCAAGTCCGTCACAGTTTCGGATGACAACGGCGGCACCATCACTGATCATGATTCGGCTGCCGGTTATGAGTACAAGAGCGAGAGCTACAGCGGGCCGGGCGGCAAGATACTGAGTAAGACCGTCAGCACGCCCTGGCACTACGAGACGGCCAAGCGCGTCCGCTCCTGGGGCACCACTACGGCCAACCTGACCGGTACGCAGCACACGTACGCCTGGATGTCCCTCGACGATGGCGCGGGCAGTAAATGGCGGCAGACTTACGTCTCCTATACCCATGAGAACACCGCGGGCCGCGTCATCGTCCAGAACGATGCGGGGGACACCTCCACCGCGACGGACAACCAGTGCACCCGCACCACCTACGCCGACAACGCCACCGACTGGATCCTGAACAAACCCTCCCGGATCGAGACGGTCGCCGTGGCCTGCGCGGACACCCCCGACCGCACCAAGGACGTCCTCTCCGACGTCCGCACCGCCTACGACGGCCAGGCATATGGGGCAGCCCCCACCAAGGGCGAGGTCAGCAACACCGCGACGCTCAAGTCGCACAACGGCACGACCGCGACCTACCTGGAATCCGGCACCACCTATGACTCGTACGGCAGGCCGCTGACCGTCACGGACATCACTGGCACGGTCACCGCCACCGAGGACACGGCTCCTGTCCGCACCAAGCGCTCGGACGGTCGCACCACGACCACCGTCTACACCCCCGCCACCGGCTTCCCCACGACGACTAAGGTGACCGGTGCGCCCGCCACCGCTGGCGATGCCACCACGGCGCAGTCCACCACCACGACCTACGACACGCTGCGCGGCCTGCCGACGGTCGCGCTGGACACCAACAACAAGCGCACCGAAACCACCTATGACGCACTGGGCCGCAACCTGAAGGTGTGGCTGCCCAACCGCTCCAAGGCCAACAACGACACCCCCAACTACGAGTACACCTACAGCATCACCGACAGCAGCCCCGTCGCGGTCGGCACCAAGACCCTCAAGAACGACGGATCGCAGCGCACCAGCTACACCCTCTTCGACGGCTTCCTGCGCCAGCGTCAGACGCAGCAACCAGGACCGGATGGCGGCCGCCTGATCACGGACACGTTCCTCGACGAACGGGGCCTGGACGTCAAGGATTTCGCGCCGTACTACAACACTGACGCCCCCTCGACCACGCTCCTCGCATTGGATGACGCGCTGAACGTGGAGACCCAGACCTGGAACAGCTACGACGGCCTGGGCCGCGCCATCAAGACCCAGCAGGTGGCGGGCAACGGCGACGGCGGCCAGGTGCTGTCCACCACCCTCACCAGCTACCTCGGCGACCGGACCTCCGTCACCCCGCCCCAGGGGGCAACCCCCACCACCACGGTCACCGACGCACGGGGCAACACCACCGACCTGCTGCAGTACCACGGCACCACCCCCACGGGTGCCGCGGACACTACGCACTACGACTACTGGCCCTCGGGCAAGGTCGCCAAGCTCACCGACGCGGCCGGCAACGTCTGGAGCTACGGCTACGACCAGAGCGGCAACCAGACCAGTACCCACGACCCGGACAAGGGCGACTCCACATCGCACTTCGACGACCGCAACCAGCTGATCTACACCGTCGACTCCCGCAGCAAGACCATCACCCACATCTACGACGGCCTGGGGCGTGAAACGGAGTCCCACGACGGCGACGCCTCCGGACCACTGCTGACCAAGCACGTATGGGACCCCACCGGCTTCAAGGGCCAGCTCGCCACCGCCACCCGCTACGTCGGCGGAGCCACCGGTGATGCATACACCACCACGTACAGCCTCTACGACACCCTCTACCGCCCCAACCGCACCACCGTCACGATCCCGGCGTCCGAAGGGGGCCTTGCCGGCTCCTACCAGTCGAACACCAAGTACAACCTCGACGGCACCACCCAGTCCGCCAGCTACCCTGCGGCCGGCAGCCTCACCTCTGAGGTCATCACGCCGACCTACGACGATGTGATGCGCACCAAGAAGCTCACCGGCACCGGCGGCGCCACCTACCTCACGGACGCGATCTACAGCCTCACCGGCAAGCCGCTGCAGTACTCGTATCAGGCACTCGGGGCGAAGAAGGCGCAGGTCACCAACACCTACCAGTGGGGTACCCAGCGCCTGTCCAACTCCAGCGTCAACCGCGAGGACGTCGCGGGCACCGACAAGTCCGCCACCTACAGCTACAACGAAGCCGGCACGATCACCTCGATCGCGGACGTCTCCCGCGACGGCACCGACAACCAGTGCTACACCTACGACTACCTCGGCCGCCTGACCGAGGCATGGGCCCAGCCGACCACCACCTGCGCGAGCACCCCCAGCGGCACCGTCCTGGGCGGCCCGGCCCCGTACTGGCAGTCCTTCGGCTACGACCTCACCGGCAACCGCACGGCAGAGACCGACCACGACGCCGGCGGCGACAGCACCAAGGACGTCAAGCACTCCTACGTCTACCCGCCGTCCAAGGCGGCCCACCCGCACGCGCTCTCCGAGGTCGACACCACCGGGCCCACCGGGATCTCCGCCGACAAGTACCACTACGACTTCGCAGGCAATACCGACACCCGCACCATCGCCGGCGACCAGCAGACCCTCCTCTGGGACGACGAAGGCCACCTCGCCAAGGTCACCCAACCCGACGGCAGCGGCGGCACCAAGACCACGTCCTACGTCTACGGCGCCGACGACAACCGACTCCTGCGCCGCACAGACTCCGCCACCACCCTGTACCTCGGCACCACCGAACTCACCCTCACCAAGGGCGCCACAACCCCCACGGCCACCCGCTACTACGACCTCGGCGGCGGCAACCAGGCCATCCGCACCGACGACAACAAACTCTCCTTCCTCCTCGGCGACCAGAACGGCACCGCCCAACTAGCCGTCAACTCCACCGACCTGACCATGCAGCAGCGCCGCTCCACCCCCTTCGGCACAGCCCGCGGGAAGAGCCCCACCAACTGGCCCGGAGAGCACGGATACGTCGGCGGCACCATCGACGACACCACCGGCCTCACCCAGCTCGGCGCCCGCACCTACGACACCAACACCGGCCGCTTCCTCTCAGCCGACCCCGTCATGGACCTCGGCGCGCCACAACAGATCAACGGCTACAGCTACAGCAACAGCAGCCCCATTTCCTACGCGGACCCCACCGGCCTCTACTACTGCCGCAACGGCCGCTCCGACAACTGCGACGTCCACGGCAACGCCCGCGGGAACGGCGCCTGGTGCCCCAGCGCCGCGGACCCCTACTGCAAGCCCGGCGTCAAGCACGGATACCAGATGGGCAAGAATTCCGAGCCCACCGAAAAGCAGAAGAAGAAAGAGAAGAAGCTCTACGACTACTTCTTTACGAAAAACCAGTGCTACGGAAACCCAGTCAGCGCCAACCCGAAATACGACGTCTGCTACACCCAAGCGGAAATCGACGCAGACAAGCAAATGGGCAAAGAGCTGCTGTCGGCAATCGGCGACATGACACTCATTGTTCCCGACATTCGATGCAAAATGGGAAACGATGCGGAATGCGACGTTGAGGGCGAAGCGATTTCTACCTTTGATGTTGGTGGAGTCGAGATTGGTTCCGTGAGATTTCTTGGAGCGCTCACCAAAGCCGCCAGGGCGATCTGCAGCTTCACCCCCTCCACCAAGGTGCTAATGAAGGGAGGGGGAAAGAAATCGATCAGCGAGATCAAGCCCGGAGACGAGGTAGAAAGCGCTGATCCGACAAGCGGGCGACACCGAGGTGCGCGAACCGTTACAGCAAGACTTGTGCATCACGATAGCGATCTTATCGACCTCGCAATCGGCGGCAAAAATGATCGAGTTAAAACGCTACACACCACGTCTAATCACCCATTCTGGGACGAAACGATCCATGCTTGGGTGCCAGCTGCAGAGCTGATCCCGGGGCACGCCCTCAAGGTGGAATCTGGCCCGGGGGCGACCCTCCTTGGCGCAGTGGTGCGAACTGGCTCTGCCGACATGTACAACCTCACCGTCGAGCAGCTCCACACGTACTATGTGCTGACTGGCGAGACGCCGGTCCTCGTACATAATGCTTGTGGAAGCAGCAATCTAAGGATTGCTGTCGGCAAGGGCGCGAGTCGCGATTACCAGATGTCCACAACTGGAATGATTGAAGTGCGCCTGCACGGTGGAGGCGAGAAGATTTGGGCAGATGGGGTTGACGGTGACTCTATTCTCGATGCGAAGTTCGTCAGCGGAAAATCGAGCCCATTTGTTCCCCCGGGCATCAAGAATGCTAAGGTGCAAGGATTCATCGATGCCGACATTGAGAATGAGATGCGACGCTATGCGGCTGTGATCGGAGATGGCGAAAACCGGTACACGAACCTCAGAATCATTACCAATACGAGTGCAGCTGTACCATATTTCGAAGGGATGATGAGCAAGTATGGGGTACCGGGCGCGGTGTCGGTGGTCCAGTGA
- a CDS encoding SHOCT domain-containing protein produces MFKRAPERTAQKAAAHEEKQQARTEAAEQRQADKEALKDWRKLHPAEKTMNTAAMMRLWPSSKFGVTGQGPVLGGQAEFVNAGAHKAWTATRLAGGVATGGISALAGRKNKGAAVINVTFGNGAAQTYNVKPDSTTLRAANQYVNAFNVLASQLAGEMGSASSPEAVQPKPQSVADELGKLKALVDQGALTQDEFDQQKARLLGT; encoded by the coding sequence ATGTTCAAGCGTGCCCCGGAGAGAACTGCGCAGAAGGCTGCTGCACACGAGGAAAAGCAGCAGGCTCGTACGGAAGCCGCCGAACAGCGGCAGGCGGACAAGGAAGCACTGAAGGACTGGCGCAAGTTGCACCCTGCCGAGAAGACGATGAACACCGCTGCAATGATGCGCCTTTGGCCGTCCTCCAAGTTCGGCGTGACTGGGCAAGGACCAGTACTCGGCGGCCAGGCCGAGTTCGTCAACGCTGGCGCTCACAAAGCGTGGACGGCAACCAGGCTCGCTGGCGGAGTTGCAACGGGCGGTATCTCAGCCTTGGCGGGACGCAAGAACAAAGGCGCGGCTGTCATCAATGTGACCTTCGGCAACGGAGCTGCACAGACGTACAACGTAAAACCAGACTCCACGACCCTGCGAGCGGCCAACCAGTACGTGAATGCATTCAACGTGCTCGCTTCGCAGTTGGCCGGCGAAATGGGCTCTGCTTCATCGCCCGAAGCAGTTCAACCCAAGCCCCAGTCAGTGGCCGACGAACTCGGCAAGCTCAAGGCCCTCGTCGATCAAGGCGCTCTGACGCAGGACGAGTTCGATCAACAGAAGGCGCGGCTGCTCGGGACGTAG
- a CDS encoding Uma2 family endonuclease has product MTAETVAPAWMHEQITAEQYDSWSEEQCAGIEIVDGMVVVSPSASKRHNRLARILANALEAAAEPEWNADTDFDVRLQDVPLTNRRPDVVVYRADTIDVSPTRPEHVLLVVEVVSPGSETTDRIVKADQYAKAGIAFYWRVEQAATGVPLVYTYVLDPATRAYRDGDVFTGVVKVSAPFPVKVDLGRI; this is encoded by the coding sequence ATGACTGCCGAGACGGTGGCTCCTGCGTGGATGCACGAGCAGATCACTGCGGAGCAGTACGACTCTTGGTCCGAGGAGCAGTGTGCGGGGATCGAGATCGTGGACGGGATGGTCGTCGTGAGCCCCAGTGCGTCCAAGCGCCACAACCGGCTCGCCCGGATTCTGGCGAATGCCTTGGAGGCTGCCGCGGAGCCGGAGTGGAACGCCGATACCGACTTCGACGTCCGTCTGCAGGATGTTCCGCTCACCAATCGGCGTCCGGATGTTGTCGTGTATCGCGCGGACACGATCGATGTCTCGCCCACCCGGCCGGAGCATGTGCTGCTGGTCGTGGAGGTTGTCTCGCCAGGGTCGGAGACCACCGACCGGATCGTGAAGGCGGACCAGTACGCGAAGGCCGGCATCGCCTTCTACTGGCGGGTCGAGCAGGCTGCGACCGGGGTCCCGCTGGTGTACACCTACGTGCTCGATCCGGCTACCAGGGCCTACCGGGACGGGGACGTGTTCACCGGTGTCGTCAAGGTCTCGGCGCCCTTCCCGGTCAAAGTCGACCTCGGTCGCATCTGA